In Micropterus dolomieu isolate WLL.071019.BEF.003 ecotype Adirondacks linkage group LG01, ASM2129224v1, whole genome shotgun sequence, the sequence AGTAGCTGATCTTTAgttgctgatttaaaaaaataatcctcCTGAATGTCTGACTTTCTTGTTCAAAGTCGCTGCAACGTGACTGAGAATAACTTGAACAGCTTGATCAGTGGCTTGAAAAACATCCtggataaaagtaaaaaatgtcgTTAAAGGTCAcgtttaaaaaagaagaaacataaGGGACAGAGTTGGTTTAGCACGTCAACGTTTTGGACCCTCGGGTCACATTGTTCTTCAGCAATATGCAAATGACAACACTGCTCCAGAGGACAGGCTCTGAAAGAAAACCAGAGGCCACTTGGAACCAGTTGTaggtttttttcatttttgggtTTTTGGTTCAAAAGacatttgacaaaaacaaaactcgATGATTTAATGTTTCTGAGAAAAGTCAACTCATTCCAGAATACTCCTTAAGtataatttgtggttttaatcGCACTTAAGGGAGTTACTGCATTTTTAAGATTAAGAGATTGTGAAATTACTCAGAAAAGGCGGCTAAGATGGAACCGCGTTCCGCAACATCAAAGATGAAGACTGAAGAGCTCTGAGAAACCCGGTCACAAAATCCTGCTCGGGTCCAAACAAGAGTGGCTGAATCAGAAGAGATGCTTGCCAGATGTTTCTCGCCCTGAGGAGCGACTGAAAGGTGTAGAAGCCGAGGAGAGATTTCTGGCATAACTTCACCTCCGCCAGAGTGGAGGTCAAACGAAAAGAACGCGCAACACGTTCGGGCTCGTTGCCTTTATCGGGGTCATCGACTGGCGAAAGCTCTGCGCCTGGGCCTGGATTCAAGGATTCAACCTTTAGCTCACTCCTTGAATTTTTGAAGGTgtccaaagaaaatatttaaaattccCCACTCAACTCAAATGTCCGTATCTGACACCTAAGTACAAATATCTTGATCTTTATTATGTgaataaatggttttaaaatctaacgtttaacatgtattttactttattcactTTGTCCATGGAAAGGACGATGAACGCCACGATGAAGGTAAGATACCCTTAcgcaaatttttttttttccactttcacattttctttcaaactAATTTGGTGtcagatgtctgtgtgttgtagTTACGAGGCACAGCTGTTGAGCTCTGACGTTCAGGCGTAAAGGCAGGTGTTAGCAGGAAAGCGCATCTTTGTTGCTTTGATTTCGACGACATCAAGCTGGCTCTCTTACACAGTAGCCATGGTTCCATCTGACTGTCGAGTGAACTTTGAGCAAACTTGAAatgtcataaaaacaaaaaaactaaatgcgAATTAGGCGTGTTTCCATCAGCAAATAAGCTTGGCTACGCAAAGCGCAGTTTTGTTAGAAGTTGACGTTATGCATGTTAGTATGGGTTGCAAAGCGGAAACAAAACAGTCACGTggacctgaggaccatggatgtgaggaaaatgtgttttaactgGGCAAGTTGCAACCAGCAATCTCACTGTGCATTCTGGGTATTACCGGGAAGACGATCAATCGTGAGGTGAAGTCAGAACTTATTTTGCAAATCTGTTTCCACCTCCCATTTAGCTCATTacttattttttgaaaaaggcaaaaaccaaCTCAAGTatgcataaaaacattttcgcaacactgccttttttttttttggtagtCTTTTGGCATGCAGAGAACACAGTGACCAGAAATGTTTTTCATATCAAAAGCAAATACGAAAGTGTTTCAGTGACAGTAGCTTTACGTTGATCGATGAACTGGTGCTGTGGAAATGTTCATTATGCTGAATTTATGTTACAGGAGCACTTTAGAGAACAGGGTGGCTTCTTActgaaatataatgaaatacaCTTATACCAGGAAAGTAGTAACCAAAGCCATCTCTCATGTAGGTCTGTTCAGTTTTTTCTCACCTTGTCCTCCAGAGGGCACCCATGCTGGGTGGGCGGGGCCGAGGCTGGGCATCACAGTCCTCCACCGAATCAGGAAGTGGGACGCCGCTGGTCTCCGGCAGCAGCAGGCACAGGCCGCAGCCTACAATTGGTCCACTGCTGTACACAACCATGGCAGCCAGTGAGATCGCTCCATTTGGATTGGGGGGGACGAGGGAGTTGACCAGACATCCGACCCGGAAACACAGGTTGACCAGGGACACGCAGCGCTGTCTGGATTAATACGCCATGGTTAATGTGGTATATACCGTGTCAGAGGtacctgtatgtatgtatgtatgtgttagTTTGTACCTGACTACTGTGGGGAACAGCTCGATGCTGTACAGTATGGAGATGAAGATGGCTGCCAGGATGCAGAGTTTTCCCAGCAAAGCCAGACTCATCACCAGCACAGGCTCAGCTGCACACACGATAAATAATACCTGATTACAGATCAATAACAGGGTCTTTTGTGAGACCTTAATATTACTATATATAGATTTATTTTAGTGGATTAATGTGCTAATGCTAATATTATAATCATGtttacaaatgttttacttaTGAAAGTATCCGACTTTATGCTGATGATGCACCACTGAACACCCCTAAAACTTAGTTAAACTACATTAGCAGCAGAACTAATATTATTAGCACTAGCTTGTGATTAACGTTATTAACATGCTAATAttataaaacagtttaaaaccatTATCTTGCGGTTAACattattagcatgctaatgatAACTACTACTGGTAAACTAGCTGCTGCAAATCACACAGATATTTCACCGTTGTATCTGGACAGCAGTAACGACAGGAAGCAGGCCGCTCCACTCAGGAACAGAGCAAGCATGCTGATTGGCCGGCGCCCCAGGCGAACCAATGGGACGAGCAGGCACGGAGCCTCTGATAGGCCGGAGAAGAACTGGGCGGAGTAGACGCCAACGCCAAACGAGCCGATGTTCATACAGATGCCAAAGTATGTCAACGCTGACGCTGCACTGCAGGCCAGGAGGACAAACAGGTTATATGTCTCTTCTTATCATTACCAACACTTTATTTATGCATCTCGTAGTTTCTGACAAGTTTCCTAGAAAAAAGGTGAAGATGAACTTTAAGTTCTTAGAAATGTTcctggaaagaaaaagaaattgatGGATACAACAcacctgtgtttaaatgttACTCCAGTCAATTACGttgctgtaaataaatgaacaaacaaacaaaaataaataattcaaatacagaaataaaatttaaaataatttattttaaaatgcattttggtaAAGACAAAGgctatttgtgtatttttacatttatttattattcttttatttatgtatacatTTAGTAATTTATGTatacaataatttattcatacatttatttattaaatcatgcatacagtattttatttatgtatttctactttttgcatttatttatttatttttacatttctgcatttatttatttatttagaccTAAATTTTTGTCCTTCAAATTGTTCTTAACTCAGAatattgtttctgtttcatgtcTTTAGTAGCAAATTTATGTTATTTCCAGGATAttttattggggaaaaaaaggaaattaaaatagACTGTAAACGTCACATTTatgaaaagtttaatttaaaaaacaagttcTTTGTAAAAATTACCGTAAGGACCACACGAATGGTTTGCACTTTATGTCTTATTTACTTTGCTATAGACTTGCGATACATttcaactccaaatactgaGGAGGGCCACCAGATGTGGCTGAAAAGCAAGAGACAAAAAGCAAGTCgacctttgtgtttttttttgtgtcaatTTGCAGAAATAATGTAACTCTGACAAATATTCACTGTGACTGATTACAATGAATCACCCACAGCTGATGATGTGTTGCAATAACACTTTTAACATTTCTACAGATGTGCCTGGACTCCTGGTTTTCATTTGGTTTCTCATGTTTTTGGCCAACAGGTTACACGAAACAGAGTTTTCACCTTATGACCTGAACTTTCACTGTTGAAAAGCTGCCATCATATTAAAATGTCTCAGGGCGGACGATGATTTAGGCTTTTTGTCTAAGAAGTTTTTCCAAGTTTGGCTTCTATTAGCATAAAGGATTCTTTTCTGTATTCAAAACTCTAAGCCAACATCTAAACTTTTCTGAATTCAAAACTCTAAGCCAACATCTAAACTTTTTAGAAACACATGTGCACAGTTACAAGTCGTAAATGTTGTGGGTGGGGATTACAGGATGGCGGCTGttctttcagtgtttctgaTTGTTACGACACAACCTAAAAAAGGTTCAAAGATCTCCTGTTGATTTAACAGTGatacattatgtgtgtgttttatagtaCTGTCACCTTTGAACCTCTAACTTAATCTACAATCTCCTTTTTCccacctgttttttttctcttctataTTATTATCTTGAGTGTCAAGGAAGTTTATTTATACAACACAGAGTTGCACGAACGTGTGTTCATTggtgctgcacacacagaacataacaGATAATTGAACGTATATTAGAATAggataacataaaataaatgcaatgtgttatttatacacatactgcactatttgtcaatatgttgttttgttcatagtgtgtatattagtgttgtctattctgtagtttgtgagtctgattttattttattattattttattattgtataagtaagcacatcgtgagcaatgtacaatcctgagtcaaattcctcgtgtgtgtacacatacctggcaataaaactgattctgattctgattctgatacagtgtttcccacacgtTCATTGATTTACCGCGtacaatgtcggagacccagcttagAAAAAGTTATTAGCCAGCATGCAAGGAGCCatgctaataaggagagctagcTTAATGTTAGAATGCAGCTGGATTTTTGAGGTCAGCACGCTGTATACAGCTGGTAGTCAATGTCGCACGAGCTGACTTatacattcacatacacacaggaaaGAAACCAATATTTTCTTCACCATGGCTAAAAACAATTTGAGTTTTAGAGAATAAAGAGATATTTTTAGAACAAAACAGAGGTCTTACATATTTTATAAGAAAAAGGACAAATGCTGtatgagaataaagtcaaactGTTATGAAAAGTGGTTTATAGTATTATGACAAATGATGGTATTTCTTGCAAGTATTATGagtttttttactgaaaatattACTAAAGCTCTTTGTTTTCTCTATATATTAGAACTTTATTctgaaaatcttttttcaaaccCTGCAGGGAACACGtttcttatttgtttgtttgtacctCAGGTAACTCATGATGAACAGCCGCAGCAAGACCGTCGGGTGTTTGAGGTGGATGATGTCACTGGGGGCGTGGCTTCCCAGAGGCCCCTCCTTCGGGGCCTCAGTGGCTTTCTGTAGGTCGGACCAGGTACAGTCcaacagctacacacacagaaacacacacacaaactgtgaaCTCCCTGACTAACTGACAGGATGTTTTCATTACTAGAGAAAGATGATCAGTGACTTTTATTTGCCTTTGGTGAGTATTGCAGTATGTTGGGTTTAATGGCTCAGAGGAGAcatcaagtgtttgtgtgtgtttaccaggTCCAGACACTCTTTGTCTGCCgggctgttgctgctgtaaCGGTCCAGAACGTCTGTCCTCCTTTTTAACGACAGCCAGCGAGGAGACTCTGGGATTGAGcttgaaagacagaaaaacacctCCAAGCTGGTATCTAGCTCccatttttttattcaaaaactAAGCAAGACAGGTGAGTGCACCTACAAGTAGAGCGGCAGGCAGATGAGCTGAGGCAGCGACAGCGCCAGGTGCAGTTGTATCCAGGTGGGGCTGAGCCAGGCCAGCGGCGCTCCACCCATCGTCCCCAGACTGAAGCAGAACGGCAGGAAGGCCGGCGGCCAGAGCCGAGCAGCAGGGAGGGTCCACTCCACAGCTGCacctcaaacacaaacacctttAAACATTGCGTTTTCAGCGTTAAAGCCAAAGCTGACGTGTCTTTAAAGGAACTCATGACAACATCTCGCTTGTTGTTGTAAGGAGGCCTTTAAAGGGGATCTATTACACTAATGTCcagctctgtatttgtatactGGGACTCCACTAGTGCAGCTTTGCATGAGTTCAAAAAAGCCTTGTTTATCTTTTACTGGCCCCTCAGTTCATCATCTGTCTGGAACAAGCCCCTCCCCCAAACgcccactttcttctgattggccaccTTCCAGGAAGTCTGCTAAGGGGCTTGTGAGCCGCGCCGCCTCGTTATCCCACCGGTGTGCTCGACGGCATAGGACAGCTTTAACTTATGTTGGAAAATAGCAATAGTGCGCGGaatgtaattaatttaatgtttaacagGCCAcaacatattattataattcaatttaatttataaaacactgacattaatGCACCAGAGTTAGCCAAAAGAGTTTTTCATCCATAGTCCCTGGACAGTTGTTAGATAGTCAACCTAAAGGAGACAAGAAGTAGATTGGAAAAACAGAAGGAGTATTTCTTGGGGCCAGTGTAGGTACCATCCACTCAGGGCCTCACTGatcactgtacaaaaacacaacttttatattattaacagaTTCTGTTGAAACTGGATCATAATTTCTAGAGTTTCTAGGTGGACAAGTAACctctaactgctgctaactgtaaAGCTAGCTCCTGTTAGCCGTGCTGCTAGTGGCCCTATTAGCTTAGCCAAAGTGCTTATAGGCAAGTTctgccactcggcagccatcttggcagcTATTTCGTCCTAACTAGACCAGGCTCCTCTCTGAATGAATGGACAGAGAGCCAGatctgcactttcactggtcaccgggacataaaaactacatgaacagaatcagcattaaaatctgataaaaatcgctgaaaaagtttcacgactttgccccaaaataaggtttagaAAGTGTTTTTCCGGACCGCTTATACTTCTGCTGCGCATCCACAGTAGgccccttacgtcagtggaaccacacgattggctgaaatatgtttcccgcttCGGCTGTTAAAAgaagacgattggctttctagcgggaggggcgggacaatTGCCATCTTTGGTGTTACCGGCTTTCCCTATAGATCTGTATTGAGGATTCTTAAAGTGGCATGTCTTCTCTATACAACGTCTCTGACTCCACCTGGGCTGAGAGCTCGAGCTCAGGGTGAGTGTTTACACGGCTAGCAGGAGCTTGGGACCGCTGGGAGAAGGTTTTCAGGCCTCTAGCCACATGGCTAACTCAGCTAACTAACGAGCAGTAGTTAACGGTTACTTTAGCAACAGGTGAAGCCGTCTGTCCACCAAGAAACTAACTTTCCTTCACAATTGTGACGAGATCTTGTGATACTAAAACGTGACAATATTTCTCTTCGAGGTGAAAAGCTGTCGCATAATATCAGCATGACAGGGAGGACTTTTTCACACATTTACCTCCTTGTTAGAAACTTTGGGCATGTTTAATATGAGCATCTGACACTGTAACACTGTATGTGACAGAAAATGAGGGAAAGCATCAGAGGTTACTTTTAACGGCACCCAGATTCTTTAAATTTCCTCCTATAACCAGATCTGGATGAAAGATCACAGTGATTTTCTAATTATTGTAACTAGTTTTAAAACGTGAGCTGTTTTAATTCTTCAGAGTAAGATATCCCAACAACTACCATGACATTTGCTGACCACTTACAGTTAAAGGTCTTAAATGTTGGACCTGatctgaaatgtaaatgtcCTCTGAATAAAGCTGAGAATATTACAACCTGATCCAGGATGCAGTGGACCTGAACAGACCCCGACAGAGAAAGAACAGCAGGTTAATTAGAAGAAGAGCAGACGTTTCTCTGTCAGCAAAAACACGTTTTCCTCCTGTGATCACATGTAATCATAAAGAGACAGTCCACCTGGATCCacttaaaaacacagacactgaGACCTGCAGAAATACCACAGGACCCCACCAGACCTGATTCGCCTCCTGAGCTACCTGTTCGTAAAGTCTGAAGTAATATATGTttgtagtgtttgttttgttttggtgacGCCTTGGGACCCAATGGGATTTGGACCCAGCCCGACTGGGGTCCCGGCTCAGGTTGTGAGCATTTGTacttgtgtgttggtgtttgcGTCGCCTACACGCTTGTTGGCGGAGGGGTTTCTGTGTTCCACTGTGTTCTGCTACAAACCATGGCGTCTGAAAGTGAGCGGatcatgttggagttggagcTGATCGATGTTGAACTGCAGTAACTTAAGTGAAATTAGCCGGAAATGACACGataccaagccgaccaatcacagttcttgcagTCCGTGTTGCCGCAACGTGTcgttacatttttggggaggtgcaTGTCAGGCGTAGGTTTGATGCAGATGGTGTTTGGATACCTGTGAAGACCTCTTTTCACCACATTCCtgctccccagaggatgaagcctTTAGATTTTAATGACCACCCCCCCGGTACCGGTACAGGTCTGAAatgatcatcatcatccttTCCTGAAAGGCTGTGGGCCGTGATGAACCTGCCGCCCCCAAAGAGCTTCCAGTCTCTCCACAAATGTCTCCTCCAACCACAGCTCTGCAGTGGTCAGAGGTCAGAAAGCAGCTGGAAGCTGTCCGGCTTCATCAGCGCTCAGCCCGGTCAGCATTACTTTATCTGGGACACGTGCTCTTTATCAGCCTCGTGTCCCACCGCGGTCCAATAAAGCTCACAGGACAACCGGTCAACCGCAACTCGCTGAGGCCAGTTTGGTAacgaggaaggaaggaggaagaggagagttACCCAGACTGAAGGAGCAGATgttgatgcagcagcagcagacgcCCGTCAGGCAGCGGACAGCGAGGAAGACGAGCGCCTGAGGAAGGACGGCGGGCACGAGGCCACACACAGCttgcatgcacacgcacaccaGCAGCACCGGGCGCTTCCCGTACCTGCAACAGACAGACCAGCAGGGCAGCGGTGAGGCGGCACGTCAGAGGAGCTACAGAGACAgatcactgtgtttgtgtttaccgGTCGGATATGGCTCCTCCGAACAGAGATCCCAGCAGCAGGCCGACCATGAAGAGAGTCTGACCGTAGGACAGCCAGTCTGTCCAACCACACACTGactgacgcacacacacacacacacacacacacaaataaatcacTGGAGACAGATGTGTTGAAAATGTACATGTCCAAGGAGCCCCTCGGCAAAAATGTGGCCCCCTGACCTCCCACCCTCTGCGGTATGTAATAATGGCGTGGTGATGATGTGGTgagagagacccgggttcaatcccccgctgtgacacgtccaccaaccCCTAGtcgctccagaggcgtgtgacctctgacacatataACAGTtggaagtcgctttggataaaagcgtcagctaaatgaataaatgttatttatcaGGATTAATGTCAAAtctaaaggctgatttttgctcctgagtgtttttattgcccagccctaaccTGACCCCagggtgtctgtgtgtaaaataCTTTGTGGTCATTTAATTAAACTCAACTTTATGTGACTGACATGATTAAGGTCTTAGAAACAGATTATGACACAGGGGTGTCATAACAAGTGCAGAACCTCCTAAATTTATAGTTAACCTTTGTGGTGCAAATGTGTAACATGTGCAATCAAACGACCAAAATCAACACACAGTGTTACGGTAAGTTCAGCCATGACACCTGGCAAAAACCACTTCCTGCTCCAGGAGGCGTCCATGTTTCAGCCCTGGCCCTCTGCCTTGCTCTCTGGCTCCCCAGACCTGCCATCCTCCAGCTCTCTTTTCCCCATCACCTGACCGCCACACCCAAATACACACCAGTTCCTTCTTGAGCCCTGCAGTTACCTGGCCTATAGTCCACCCACTCCTCACCTGTAACTAATGCCCTCATCAGCCTCGCCATATTTACCTGTGCTACCCTCAACGGCCGCCATCTGGGCTACGTAGCGGAAGGGGAGGAACCACCAACCTCTTCTCAAACTTGTGAATCTAATTTAATCGAAGTTAAATGAGCAAACAAGAGATATTTTGGAAGGTGACAGTGACTGTCAAATCATGGAGATAATGATGAGGGTTTCCAATCACCATAAAGAAGAGGAAGCATATGATgcggttttctttttttgatttgagacaacactaccctgTTGAAATTCAAACACTACGCAAGTAAGTACATAGTGTGCACAGTGTACTACATGTTAGTGGACAGGACGTCTCATCCTGTTTGCCATGGTACTTGTTGCTTGTTGGGTTTTGCATTACCTTACCTGGACTTATATCTGCCCGTTTGTTGCCTGTGTTTCAGCTAATTTATGGACAATAAAACCTTgaactttacttactttaccGTGACACATTTTGTCATGACGAGACGTTGTGGTTTTTAGCTTTTAAGCTATTTGTTGACCAAAAACCAGTGAGCGTAGTGACGGCACAAATCATCTGCAGGAGATGATTTTCCATATTGATAAATTGCAcatttcttgattaatcaacttATTGTTCTGGAATGTccgaaaatattttattattttcatgacAGTCAGAAACCtcaaagatatttagtttgcACAATCAAATAGAAAAGAAGCACATTTTCTGGCATTAGATTTGAAAAATTATGGAAATGTTATATTGtatgatattaaaatattgaatggttgcagattaattttatTCCAATCGACTAATTATTTCAGCTGTAAACTCTCCTGTCAATCTGCCCAGCTGGCTACAGGATGAATTGGTGACTAACTTGTtgaacctgttctcactcccaagtcgtcccatatggacgcatggtcaagacccgtttggcatcagtttgtaacgccCTGGGGAGCCTTTTAgggt encodes:
- the LOC123971765 gene encoding solute carrier family 22 member 6; this translates as MSPLQLSVYWRLSLVFFFNAFLFFLDIFTAAVVATVCHHGNGTNGSDPPLHGTPESSQSRSGESSEREADWTALSGNQDSVCGWTDWLSYGQTLFMVGLLLGSLFGGAISDRYGKRPVLLVCVCMQAVCGLVPAVLPQALVFLAVRCLTGVCCCCINICSFSLAVEWTLPAARLWPPAFLPFCFSLGTMGGAPLAWLSPTWIQLHLALSLPQLICLPLYFSIPESPRWLSLKRRTDVLDRYSSNSPADKECLDLLLDCTWSDLQKATEAPKEGPLGSHAPSDIIHLKHPTVLLRLFIMSYLSAASALTYFGICMNIGSFGVGVYSAQFFSGLSEAPCLLVPLVRLGRRPISMLALFLSGAACFLSLLLSRYNAEPVLVMSLALLGKLCILAAIFISILYSIELFPTVVRQRCVSLVNLCFRVGCLVNSLVPPNPNGAISLAAMVVYSSGPIVGCGLCLLLPETSGVPLPDSVEDCDAQPRPRPPSMGALWRTRKLVSSQSKNTETVPAEKDDAHTGLI